In Oscillospiraceae bacterium, the genomic window GCGCCCGCCGCCAGCGCCCAAAGCCCGGTCGGCGTGACGATGTTGGTGAAAGCGGTGCCGGCCTGATTGATGTTGAAAAAGAACGAGCCTTCCTCGCTCCACATTTTCGTTTGGAGCAGTTCGTACAGTTCCGTCATCTCTTGCTCATACCGCGCCGCAGTCTCTGCATTGCCGACAGTTTCGGCCATCAGTTTTATGTAGTATGCGTACTGATACTGCTGAAAGCTCAAGTCGTTGGCCGACTGCCCCGTGCCCTGGTTCGGCGTATTGTCCAATCCGTTACCCTGCCCGTTGGACGTGTAAAGCCCGGTCGTCACACGCCATTGGCGCTTGTTGTATTGAAAATTCTCGTCCATGCGGGTAAGGATTGTTTTGCCGTTTATCACTTTTGTAAAGCGGCTTGCGTCGCCGTGCACTTTGTACTGCTCCCATTCCGCCCAGCCGAACAGGGGCGGGTTGTTCCCGCTGATATTGTTGTATTGGTGCCAGGCGTTTGCGTTGGATTCGCTCATTCTGCGCGGGATATAACCCAAACCCGCACCGCTGTCAATCTGGTGGTAATAGAAATTGTCCATCGAGCTCAGTGTCGGAAATTCGGCGAAACCGTACTTGTCAAACATCATCATAAAAAGCGTATCCCACTGGAATATTGTGTCGTCAAATGCTTCGTCGACATAATACACATCTTCCGGGTTCAGCGCTGTATTGGCCTTCTTGATATTCGACTTGTGCGATTGCCACGCCGCATTGTACAGGGCTTCCCAATTTTTGTGCCGCTCGAAATAAACGGACGGTACGTTGTCGATATCAACAACATAGCCGCCCGCGACAGTCTCCGGCGCGGACATGACCGGCACCACACCGAGACCCGTCAGGCATGATAATGCCACAGCCAGGGACAGTACGCCGGCGATAACAGCATTTTTTCGCATTGTCATACACCTCTTCAGACATGTAAGTTTGATTGCGCTAAGTGCGATATTTGCAAGCGCGGGCACATAGACACTACCACCACTACTATACCACAAACGGTCTGCAATGTCAAAAGAAAAGGCAATATTTTTGTACATCTCGACGATTTTCACTCAATTTTTCGCGTAACAGTCCGATGCGCCGTAAAGTGGCCTTGCTTTTATTGTGATAAGAAAATGCACTCACAAAAACGCGTCCAGCACAATTTTGACGCCGAGCGCGGACGGCGTGAAATTGTGTCGCGAGCCGCGACACAATTGAGCTGGTCTCATTTTGTTGAAATTTTGCCGCTTAAATCGCAGGAAGCGAAGATATATTATCTGGAAGAAGCGGCACGGGGATATCTCGGCAGGGATGAGTTCCGCGAATTTATTTCCCGCAAAGCATTTGAGCGAAAAGAAATCGCGGACACGCAAATCAGCGCCACGTCGCCCATTCCGGCAGGAGCGTTCCGAGAG contains:
- a CDS encoding DUF1016 N-terminal domain-containing protein, with amino-acid sequence MHSQKRVQHNFDAERGRREIVSRAATQLSWSHFVEILPLKSQEAKIYYLEEAARGYLGRDEFREFISRKAFERKEIADTQISATSPIPAGAFREP